ATTGAGCTCCCGCACCGCGGCAATCCCCCCCTTCTGGCGATACTCCGCCAATACCGGCACAAAGGCCTGGGCAAAGGCGCCCTCGGCGAACAGCCGGCGGAAGAAGTTCGGGATCTTGAACGCAACAAAAAACGCGTCTGCCGCGTCTCCGGCGCCGGTCAGGCGGGCAAACACCACATCCCGCGCCAGCCCCATAAACCGAGACAGCATGGTGGCGCTCCCCACTACGGATGTACCGTGCAGCAGGCCGCGCCGGGGGCTATCTTTCTTTTCCGATCCGGGCGGTAATTGCTCGGAATTCCGCTGCTCGGGCGTACTCAATGCCAAAACTCCGCTTCCTGAGTGAATGGCCGGCAAGTCTACCCTATTCACCGCGCTCCACCAGCGGTCGCCGCCGGCAGGCTCGAATAAAACCAATCGCGGGCGGCACTGTCACAACCCTACTTTTGACGCCAACCGGAACTATACTCAGGTTATGCATTTGGCGAGCCGCAGGGACAGGCGGTAACAGAGGAGAAATGGAATGACCATCAATGCGCTGATTATCGCACTGGTACTGGCGATCCTGTTGTACGCCGTGGTAGCCATGGGGCCGCGTCCCCAGCGGGTTCGGGTGCGGATAGACCAACCCCGTGACCACCGCTATCGTCGCCGCCAGCAGTAACGTCATCCAAAGCGTAGAAGCCTGAACCGGGTTTCGGGGCACACTGCCACATTTCGCCATAATTGCTGCGGAATTTGCCCCATCCACGCCACGTGAGCGCCTCCTTGCGGGGGTTAAATGACACTCAACCGGAGAGGGAAACTCATCCCGACCGGACACAAAGAGCAGTCATTTCAATCCGACAATCGCAAGGAACACGATCATGAAAAAGATGTTGATGGCAGCAACCCTGAGCAGCCTGGCCCTGAATGGTCTGGCCGTGAACAGTGCCGCCGCTTCAGAGGCTGGCGTGGAAAAAGAATTCGAGAGCTCTGCTCTCACCCCGGCCAAGCAGGCCACCGTATTTACCGGCGCTGCCGTTGCGGGCGCCGCTGTCGGTGGTCCGGTCGGCTTTATTGCCGGAGCACTGGGCGGCGCCTGGCTCGGCGAACAGATCAAGCAAGCAGAAGAGGCTGACATGCTAGCAACCCAATTGACCGAAAGCCGTACTGAACTGGGCAATCTGGCACAACAGCTGGACGCTGCACGCCTGTCCGCCAACGATGCCCAGGAACTGGCGCTTGACAGCCTGAGCTTTCAGATGCTGTTCACTACCGGAGACGATGAACTGCAGGAAGCCCAGGAGCGCCAGGTCGCCGCCATGGCCGACTTTTTGATCCGTCACCCGCAAATGAAGGTGTACCTGGAAGGCCACTCTGACCCTCGCGGCAGTGACGGCTATAACAATGTGCTTTCAGACCAACGCGCCCTCAGTGTACAGCGCGCACTCGAAGCCTACGGTGTGGCCCCTGAGCGCATAGAGCGTCACGCTCTCGGTGCCAGCCAGTCACAGGCCAACAAAGGTGATCTGGATGCCTACGCCCTGGAGCGCCGGGTGGACATTCACTTCGGCACCTTCGACTCATTGACCTCCGAGTCCCATACAGACCAGAGCGTCGCCGGCACCTTTTAATTGACGTCTAAACCGGCCTCGACGCCCCAAACCAGGCACAGCCGCTCTACAAAAGTGGCTGTGCCAGTAATCCAGCCCCAGTAGTACTTGCCCTGTAAGTAGTAGCTTGCGCGCGGCCGACGCTGCGCGCCTTTTTGCTCCGCCTGTGACTACGCTTTTTACGCGCGCTCATACCCCAGCCAAACGCCCAAAATCACTGCACAGGCGATCATCTCCCAACAGGCTTCAACCCTATTTGCCGGCAATCTTTGCCAGCCGCCCCAGAGTTCGGGCATGATTTTGCGCCATACAAGACTTATTACACGGTGCCGGAACACAACCCATGACCAGTCCCACAATCGCCATCGTTGAAGACGAGATCGCCATCGCCGAAAACTACCGCGACGCCCTGCGCCGCACCGGTTACCAGGTGAACCTCTACCATACCCGCCCGGACGCACTGGCTGCGTTTCAGCAGCGCCTGCCGGATCTGGCAGTCATTGATGTTGGCCTGGGGGCGGAAATCGAAGGTGGCTTTGATCTGTGTCGGGAGCTGCGCGCCATGGCACCAACCCTGCCGATCCTGTTTCTTACCGCCAGGGACTCGGAGCTGGACATCATTTCCGGGCTGCGCCTCGGTGCCGACGACTACCTCACCAAGGATATCTCCCTG
The Microbulbifer celer DNA segment above includes these coding regions:
- a CDS encoding OmpA family protein — its product is MKKMLMAATLSSLALNGLAVNSAAASEAGVEKEFESSALTPAKQATVFTGAAVAGAAVGGPVGFIAGALGGAWLGEQIKQAEEADMLATQLTESRTELGNLAQQLDAARLSANDAQELALDSLSFQMLFTTGDDELQEAQERQVAAMADFLIRHPQMKVYLEGHSDPRGSDGYNNVLSDQRALSVQRALEAYGVAPERIERHALGASQSQANKGDLDAYALERRVDIHFGTFDSLTSESHTDQSVAGTF